The Geothrix oryzae DNA window AGGTGCCCCGGCCGGGCTCGCTCTGGAGCTCCATCTTCCCGCCGTGGGCCTTCACGGTGCTGTAGACGAGGGAGAGCCCCAGGCCCGTACCCTTGCCCACCTCCTTGGTGGTGAAGAAGGGATCCAGGGCCTTCTCCAGCACCTCCGGGGCCATGCCCGTCCCCGTGTCCTCCACCCGGGCCTCGACCCAACCCCCCTCCAGGTTCCGGGTTCCCAAGGTGAGGGTGCCGTTCTCCGGCATGGCATCCACGGCGTTGACGCAGAGGTTCATGAAGGCGTGGGCCAGGTCGGCGGCGTCCCCCCGGACGGGGCGCAGGTCCGGGGCCAGATCGAGTTGCAGCCTCACCTTCGCGAGGGTGGTGCGCTCCAGCAGGTGCACCTCCTCCCGGAGGATGGCGTTCAGATCCAGTTCCCGCTGCTCGGCGGGGTTCTGCCGCGCCAGGTTCAGCAGGCTCTTCACCATCTCCCCGCCCCGCCGGGCGGCCTTGAGGATGGTGCTGAAGGCGCCGTGGGCGGGGCTGCCGACCGGGTGGTTCTCGAGGTGGGCCGAGGCCAGCCCCAGGATGGCCCCCAGCACATTGTTCATGTCGTGGGCCACGCCGCCCGCCAGGCTGCCCAGGCTTTCCATCTTCTGGGACTGCTGGATCTTCTGCTCGATGAGCAGCTGCTCCCGCTCCATGCGCTTGCGCTCGGTGATGTCCGTGATCACCCCCACCAGGGCATCCAGGCTGCCGTCCGGGTGTTCCAGCCGCCGCCCGGACAGGTGGCCCCAGAACTCGCTGCCGTCCTGGCGGAGGTAGCGCCGCTCCACGGAGACCGAGTGGACCTGCCCCTGGATCAGCTGGCGCATGCGCTCGTCGCCCACCTGCTTTTCGGAAGGGTGCAGGTGGTTCGTGTAGGGGGTGCCGATGAGGTCCTGGAGGCTGACGCCGAACATCTCCGCCATGCGCCGGTTCGCGAAGGCGACACTCCCGTCCGACGCCACCAGGATGATGCCCGCCTCGGAGGTCTCGAAGATGACCCGCAGCTGCTCCTCGCGCTCCCGCAGGGTCTTCTCGGCCCGCTTGCGCTCGGTGATGTCGTGGACGATCGAGTGCAGGACCTCGCGGTTCCCCAGCTGGATGCGGCTGGAGGAGCTCTGCACCTCGCGGATGGACCCGTCCGCCAGCCGGTGCTGGAACTCGAAGCGGCCTCCGGTCTCCCTGCGGACCGAGGCCATGGCCTCTGCGAGCCTCTCGGCCGGCAGGGCGTTGATCTCCGAGATGGACATGCCGACCAGCCGCTCCCTCGGGTAGCCGTAGAAGGCGACCGCCGCCGCGTTCGCGTCGAGGATCTGTCCCCCGTCCGCATCGATCATCAGCATGATGGCGCTGCTGTCCGTGAACTGGCGCCGGTAGGAGGCCTCGCTCTCCTTCAGGGCCGCCTCCGCCTGGCGGCGCTCCAGCTCCCCGGCCGCGCGCCCCGCCACCAGCTTCAGCACGGATTCCGCCAGGGCCGGATCGGCCAGGGGGCGCCGCCCGATCACCGCGATCAGGCCCGCGGGGTGGCCCCGGTGATCCCAGAGGGTGACGCCGACATAGCTCTCCGCCCGCAGGTCCCGGAGCATGGCGTCGTCCGGAAAGGAGCCCGCCACCCCGGCGGGGAAGCAGCAGACGGTCTCCCCCACCACGGAGCCGCAGGGGGTGCCCTTCAGGGCATAGGCCACATTGTCCTCGAAGCGGCCATCGCTCCACACGGTCAGCGTCTGGGCCCTCAAGCCGTCCCCTTCGAGCTGGTCGATGCAGACGAAGTCCATGCCCAGCTTCCCGGCGAGGAAGCGCGCCAGGGACTGGAAGAAGTCCTCGCCGGGCGCGCTGCCGCAGGTGGCGAGGAAGCTGTTCACCTCCCGGAAGGCCAGATCCTGCTTCTGCAGGGCCTCCTGGGCCTGCCTGGCCTCGGCCAGCACGGCCTTGGACCGGTGGTGGTCCGACACATCGCTGAAGGTGATGAGCACCCGGCCCCGCTCCAGGGGCGCCGCGGTGACGCTGAGCCAGATGATCTCCCCATCGGGCCGCCGCACCCCCAGCTCCGGCTCCACGACCCGGCGCCCCTCCCGGAGCGCCCGCAGGCCCGGCAGATCCTCGGCCGCCATCGGGGCGCCGTCGGCATGGAAGAGATCCCAGAGGGGGCTCTCAAGCGTGCGGAGCTCGAGCTCGGCCCGGGAGAGCCCCAGCAGGCGGCTGGCCTCCGCGTTGGCCTGGAGGACCCGGCCCGCCCCATCCACGAGGGTGATCCCCAGGGGGAACGCGTCCAGCGGCAGCTCCGCCAGCCCGCCGGGGCCGGCGGCGCCGGCGGGATCGGGCAGGGCGTCTTGGGCATCGGGAGAAGGCATGGGAGAACCAGAATGGGGGCAACAGAATCTTTTCGACAGCGGGGTCATAAACCTGCGAATTGGCCCGGGCCGGAATCAGCGATACTCGGCTGATGCCGCCCCTCTCGCGCCCCGCCCTCCGCTGGACCGCCCTCATCGGCCTCTGGGCCCTGGTGGGCGCCGTGGCGTGGATCCTGGCGGTGCAGGTGTTCCTCATCGCCCTGAACCCCTTCTGCCATGTGCAGCGGCCCGGGGTCGCCTGGATGACGGTGCGCAGCGTGGATCGCGATCCCGACAGCCAGCTCACGGACTTCGTCACGGCCCGGCAGGGCGACGCGGACCAGGTGCTCCGCATGGCCAAGGCCGAGGCGGCGGAGCTGCGCGTGGACGACGAGGTGTGGATCCTCGACGCCTGGTACGCCGACGGCCTGCGCCCCACGCAGTTCCGCCTCACGCCCCTGCGCCTCCTGCTGGAGTATCCGGCCCTGCTGCTGCTCCCCACCGCCTGGGCGCTCTGGCGCGTGCGGCGGGCCCGCCAGGTGGCCGAGGCCGCCCCGCCGCCGCCCGTGCGCCGCACCTTCACCGACGACTTCCACCTGCGGGCCCAGCGCTTCGCCAAGCCGGAAT harbors:
- a CDS encoding hybrid sensor histidine kinase/response regulator, producing MPSPDAQDALPDPAGAAGPGGLAELPLDAFPLGITLVDGAGRVLQANAEASRLLGLSRAELELRTLESPLWDLFHADGAPMAAEDLPGLRALREGRRVVEPELGVRRPDGEIIWLSVTAAPLERGRVLITFSDVSDHHRSKAVLAEARQAQEALQKQDLAFREVNSFLATCGSAPGEDFFQSLARFLAGKLGMDFVCIDQLEGDGLRAQTLTVWSDGRFEDNVAYALKGTPCGSVVGETVCCFPAGVAGSFPDDAMLRDLRAESYVGVTLWDHRGHPAGLIAVIGRRPLADPALAESVLKLVAGRAAGELERRQAEAALKESEASYRRQFTDSSAIMLMIDADGGQILDANAAAVAFYGYPRERLVGMSISEINALPAERLAEAMASVRRETGGRFEFQHRLADGSIREVQSSSSRIQLGNREVLHSIVHDITERKRAEKTLREREEQLRVIFETSEAGIILVASDGSVAFANRRMAEMFGVSLQDLIGTPYTNHLHPSEKQVGDERMRQLIQGQVHSVSVERRYLRQDGSEFWGHLSGRRLEHPDGSLDALVGVITDITERKRMEREQLLIEQKIQQSQKMESLGSLAGGVAHDMNNVLGAILGLASAHLENHPVGSPAHGAFSTILKAARRGGEMVKSLLNLARQNPAEQRELDLNAILREEVHLLERTTLAKVRLQLDLAPDLRPVRGDAADLAHAFMNLCVNAVDAMPENGTLTLGTRNLEGGWVEARVEDTGTGMAPEVLEKALDPFFTTKEVGKGTGLGLSLVYSTVKAHGGKMELQSEPGRGTCVILRFPASGVSGEPRESSGPQKIVGGLPSLKVLLVDDDELIQSSIQAILELLGHRVTLAPSGEEALAKLEAGLRPAVVILDMNMPGLGGAGTLPRLRALLPDLPVLLATGRADQTARDLTQAHAGVTLLAKPFSMGDLQRHLEPFTRR